The following proteins are co-located in the Gordonia polyisoprenivorans genome:
- a CDS encoding GNAT family N-acetyltransferase, producing the protein MLKLLGDKPLGARDAPAVGRVLNSDPVPMCMVAARFESHGIEPRMLGGEMWTAGRPETSLCFSGANLIPLRGTAADMEYFADRAAAGARVCSSIVGDADLALTLWDRIGATWGPAREVRPVQPLMALHGAPHVEPDPYVRLVTHDDLEAYLPAAVDMFVGEVGVDPCAGDGGRSYRRRLASLIAARRVFARFEHGEVVFKAEIGSMSRAVGQIQGVWVDPRMRGRGYGGAGTAAVATAITALGRIPSLYVNSFNLPAQAAYRRIGFTQVGTFATILID; encoded by the coding sequence GTGCTGAAGCTGCTGGGCGACAAGCCGCTCGGGGCGCGGGATGCACCCGCGGTCGGTCGTGTCCTCAACTCGGACCCGGTCCCGATGTGCATGGTCGCCGCACGGTTCGAGTCCCACGGAATCGAGCCGCGGATGCTGGGCGGGGAGATGTGGACCGCGGGCCGGCCCGAGACCTCCCTGTGTTTCTCGGGCGCCAATCTGATCCCGTTGCGTGGCACCGCCGCCGACATGGAGTACTTCGCCGATCGCGCGGCAGCGGGCGCCCGGGTGTGTTCGTCGATCGTCGGTGACGCCGACCTGGCCCTGACGCTGTGGGACCGTATCGGGGCCACCTGGGGCCCGGCGCGCGAGGTCCGGCCGGTGCAACCGTTGATGGCTCTGCATGGCGCGCCCCACGTCGAACCCGACCCGTACGTGCGACTGGTCACCCATGACGATCTCGAGGCATATCTGCCCGCGGCCGTCGACATGTTCGTCGGTGAGGTCGGTGTCGATCCGTGCGCCGGGGACGGCGGCCGGTCGTATCGGCGCAGGCTCGCGTCGCTGATCGCCGCACGCCGGGTGTTCGCCCGATTCGAGCACGGCGAGGTCGTGTTCAAGGCCGAGATCGGATCGATGTCCCGGGCGGTGGGGCAGATCCAGGGGGTATGGGTCGATCCGCGTATGCGGGGGCGCGGTTACGGCGGCGCGGGAACGGCCGCCGTGGCCACCGCGATCACCGCGCTCGGGCGCATCCCCAGCCTGTACGTCAACAGCTTCAATCTGCCGGCCCAGGCCGCCTACCGCCGAATCGGATTCACCCAGGTCGGGACCTTCGCGACGATTCTCATCGACTGA